In Ciconia boyciana chromosome 1, ASM3463844v1, whole genome shotgun sequence, the genomic stretch ACTCCAAGCCCACCATCTGAGAGGCTGATTAGGTGGCAACAGCATTTCCCTGTGTGATGACAATGTTTCAGTGGGCACAAGGATCAGATGTGCATCAAAGGAAATCTGATTTGCGTGCATGGGGTAGGAGGTGAAAAACACAGATaagtagaaaatatttgcaaaggaagaatttgCAGTGAGTCTGTCAGAATAGGTGTGGGTGACTATCAAATGCAGGAGAAAACATGATGAAAGGAGTAACTCATGACTCTTTATCTGGGTTATGAAATGAACAATAACTTCAGCCACTGATGAGagattttttaaacacaacaaTTGAGTTTGCAGTTGTAACATTATCTCCCACATTAAAGTCTACAGCTGGTAAAAAATAAccaattaaaaagcaatcaaGTTTGCTGCATGAAAACCTGGTAAACAGGCTGCTTCAAACAACAAGGGTCttgctcccctccttcccccaaacTTCAATTACTGCTACCTGAAAACTAGCTGCTCTGTTACTAACAGCAGGGCACATATATAATAGTGGGGTACCTACATATATTCCATGTCATCACCTCTCTGGGGGGAAGGTGACATGCCCTGTCCCTGAACTactcacagaaaaacaaaccacacacgGGCTAAATAGAATGATCACAGAAAAGAGCTAAGCAGAGCTCATTACAAGGTGGTTATAAGAAACAGGACATCACTTCTTTGAAACATCAGTTTCAGGTCTGTTCTATTCACACACATCATCTGGCAGAGGAAAGccattttcagaaaagccatactaaaaaaaaaaaaaaaataaagaataattacTTGTTTTGGTAGGTACTGATGGTCACATGTGTAGAATAGGAGATCCCAAGAGGAGTGTCAGCTTGGTGAATAGTCCCTCTTGGGAAGTACAGTAAGTCACCTGgctgcaagaaaatgaaagagaattgATGTATTTAGGGCACCTGGTCAAACCTTATTGTagtcaaaacagagaaaatactctGAGCAGACAGACTGACaacatacatacatttttaaaatcacaaaatagAGAGATCCTCCATTGTACACTTTAATAACATAAAGCACTCTAAGCCAGAAGTCCAATAGCTTAAACTTTCCAACCTACCCTCAATATTTACTACACGCCTGtctgaaaacacaaagcaagcTTTTAACATTATAGAACATGCACACTCCAACTCAGCTGCATAAAGGGGacaaagaagcagctgagataAACGTGCTGACAATACAGCAGGCTAGCAGAGGAGCAGTGCAATGGGAATTTGGTCAGATAACATCAAAAGAAAAGGCCAGTATTGCACAAGAAAAGCCAAATATTCTATAAAGATAGTAATCTCTTACAGTACTGTTGTCtgaaattttcagttaaaacacttaaaaaccaAGTACAACCTTCCTCCTCCCTATCTTTCTTCTCACCTATCTAAATTAAATCTTCACACTGATAAAAATTTAGATTAAGAAAGTCAAGATAAGAGAGAAGTGCAAAGCACATGAAATTGCCTCCAAGAAGGAAAAACCAGTTTACTTATGGCTTCTCCTATAACCATCTATATTGTTGGATAGCACAATCAAAGAAAATTCATAAAGCAACAATGATTAAATTtgattccattttaattttaccGTTCCTTAAATTTGGTCACATCACCTACTTCTAAGAGCCTACCAAACTAACAGATATCTTTCAAGCGAATACTACTTGATTTTTCACTGAACTGAAAGGTCTCTTTAGATTATGAGGCTTCACAGGACTTGGCAGGATCAAGTCTCTTCATCCATTTATAACAAGCTGTAAAGCATCACAGATCAGCTACGTACAATTTACTTGTTCTGAAGCAAGCCTCCCTCTGCCATTAATAAAGTGCATTCCTTACCAGTGTAGGGACTACACTAAGCAATTAAGAGTATTTTGAATTCTCTTCATTTGCTATGTTTCACATCCCgagcaagaaaacaaactggagGGAGGGTCGCATAGGGGAAGGGTAAGAGCCCTGAATAACTACCAGAGCGATGACAAACTAGtctgcaaaagaaattatttcatgctGTAGCACCCCATGCCTACCACTAAGAAACCAGGATcatgatttttcaaagcagtcttTGCTGCAAAGCCCAACTCTTCTTTGTCTTATCTGCTGAGTGTTCTCATCAACACCATTCACATGAGCCACCAAGCACAACAGTcttcaattaaaataatcagaatcTTCACAGACTCCAGGTGGCAACACCCAGATTGGGGCAGGACAGAGCATTTGACAAGAGACAACACGGATCTGATCACTTTGCTGCCTTCTTACTTCTGAAttggaggaaggaggggcagaaaagggagaattaccagaaaattaaatggaaaatcaTACATGAAGAAGGCTAGATAGCCAGGTACCACATAAGCTCTGTGCTTGACACCAGTAACAAACCAGCCATGGCCACAGCCTGATGCAGTGTCACCAAGACACGCTGCAGCTTGGGACATTATACACAAAACAGCGTGCCCTTCCTCTCAGTCAGATACCAGTTTTTGGTGGGAAGGGAGAACACCACCAATATAGTCTCTGCCTGGTCCATTTGTTCTAAACTGCCCAAGGATGGCAGACAgcagacagaaatgcaaaaaaggagaaaggaaatattctAGCAAGATATTTAGGGAGGAAATAAGAGTTATCTGACAGCATCCCTGTCAGAGAGAGCTGATAGACAATCAAAATCCAGCTCTCCAGAGAGAGCTCCAGACAGACAATCAAAATCTGACAGCGGCCACTCAGAAGAAATGGGTCACAGGAAGTGAAGAAcatcaaacagaagaaaaataaaaatttagatCATTTTTAAGCCCTTTTCAGAGGCCAGTATTTTCACTCCACTAATGTCAGTAAAATGGCTTGTGGAATACATCATTATTCCGTAAAAATCAAAGGCATTGAAGTCTGGCCCAAAATgttccagaaattaaaaagggaaCTGTAATTTACTAGACTTTGCATCACCCAATACATCATGACAACTGAATATTACCATCTATCAAACTAGACAGCTAGGGATGTCAGTATCATACCCAATGTGTCATACTATGCCTAAACTACCTACACCCAAAGGCAGGTCTGAACAccaggaagagcagagagctTGCAGAGAGAGGCCCTGAGACAGGACACAAGGCAGAGAAACTAATGAGGCTTCCGACACAGAAGAGCCCCGTCTGCTGGATAAATAACACACATTGAAAGCACAAGCATGTAAAACAGAACAGGACAAGTACCAGATGCCCTGCTGTCTAAGGAGCTGCACTCATTAATCTTCATGAAATGCTCTTTTTATTCCAATTAACAAAAACCAGCCAAACACTTGATCTTCAggtttggaaaaacaaaaaacagttaaTACAGCAAGTTAATATGGGGTTTAGTTCATGCTTTTGTTTATCAGCCaaggataaatatttaaatctaaTTCACCAGAACAGTGACAACCTTTGGTAAAGCAATAAGTCTTAGCGCATAGAAGGATTAGCCTGATTGATTATAGACAGCAtgtaaaagcataaaaatgtttcataaacaTATATAAACTCAATGGTTTGTCTGCACACAACTCCACAAATATGATCCAGGAGTCAGGGTGCCCAACTTGGAGAATATTGGAGAATTTCCAGAAATAGCTGGTTTCTTGGTCcattatttaaatactaaagCAAAGGCTACCTTTGGAAAAGGATAAGTTAGACAACTATCACCCAAATTTCTTGTGCTCAGTGTTTTGTGCACCAACCCTCCCCTCAATTTCACAACCACAATCATTCAGAATGCTGTCTTCAAGAAATGGACCATTTTAAACATGACTACTTTTCTGGCAACCATAGCCCAGACCAGGTAAAGCAATTCAATTATGATACCTTTAATATGAATTCATGTGTGGGATTCCCAATCCTATCTTCTGATTCAACATTATATTCCCGAGCTAAATGCACTGTTGGTTTATAGAGTCGCCAATGTTTCTCACCTTCTAGCTGAAGGATAAACACCTGCAAAAGACCATAAATTCAAATTCATAAGGAAGCCTTGCTGCGCCTCACACATCCAACTGATCagaaattttaagtaattttcttaCTTGGAAAGTCTGCGGAACCATGCCAGAAATCAGGGatagaaagcaaacagaagcgACACAGGTTGCTTTTCTGACAACAAGAAACAGATTTCACTTTCCCTGCTCTCAGCTACTCCACAGCATGGCAAACAGGATTCTTCTCACATTTTTAGATGTCTACAATGTACAAATTTACATTTGAACTATTTCTTTAGGCTCTACTTAGAGACAACAGAGAGCAGAGTTGTGATGTGTGAGCTGATTTATCCTAAGGTAGGCATTTGGAAAtccctgtttctctccaggTGCTAGATAACTAACTCGAAAGTAATGTCTGCCACACAGATATTCAAAATATCAGGTGAGAGAGCATCAGAAACATCTAGAGGATTCTGTGACCTTGGACTTGATGACATACTCCAGAACATGCAGGTTGTGGGGCTGCTGAATAACAAGcataaggaaaatgaaactcCAGATGTatttaatggaaatgaaaaaaaataaaaagaaaaaaatacatgtaagggtttttttttgttttggtttaagTGGGATAgcccaactttttttttaatgcagtgccTATTTGATTGCTTATTTTAGAAgctaatttaaaatgcatttggacCACAGGACTTCATCATACCAGTAACTTCTTAAAAACAGTAGGACCAGCACATGGGAACCAGCACAACCAGTCTGCTTCCACTGTCCAGTTGAAGAAAGAGCAAGTACTtagtaaaggaaaaaggacTTCTAGATTCTTGAGGGTCTGaatgaagtgaaaatgaaaaaaaggtgCTAGAAAGcttctgcagctgggaaaaCAAATTCTCTTTTCATCTAATAAAAATACCAGGTCTGGAAAGCAGTTTACATGATATTACCATTAGATACTACCATTAGTaccttttcagtaaaattatattaaaaagaaacacttgcAACCAATTACCATaagttttcagcagaaaaaatatttttctataataagttattggggggggggggggggggcacgggggcggGAAGCACACATACAGGTATCTACTGCCACTAGCAAAAGCCCACGCACAGTTTCACAGACGAGGTTGTGCTGTCCTACCTCAACATCATCGTAGTGAGGGGGAAGGCCCTGTGACTCCTGGGGAGTAATGTAAACATTTGACCCAACCAGAGACCCAAAGTAGCACTCCAGCTTCTCCTGAATCTTCCACAGCtcctcctttaaaaagaaataatggtgTTACTACTGAAGAGCTCAGCCaagccaggctgctgcccagcccacAGCATCCCCATCACTTGGGAGGTTTTCCTAGTGAATGATCACATCCCCACAGGGAGAcagaggctgggaaggcagATGCTCTGTATGAGTGTTCCTGCTGCAAGCAAACACTGCAGATGCAAAGGAGATCTGCCGTGAAGGTAATCAAGAAGTTTCGTGCCCCAACATAGCGCTGATGTGTATTCTCTTCCCTGTGCCATTTTTAGgttgcaaaacagagaaacaaggCTAGACAGAGGAAAATAAGCCACCCATCATCCCACGAACAGCAAAACATCTTAAGACAATAAACACATGCAGGACTTGCATTATATAGGCTAGCATCAAAGAGAGCATATAAAGGGTGGAGACCTTCCAGTGACTCCAATTGTTTGGGCATATTCAAGAACAAACTTTATTCATCCACATCTAACATGTGACAGACAGTGCACCAAAGGGATGACTCTCGTATCAGAAGATGCCAACTACCAGAGCTGCGCAAGTGCAACTTCAACCAGAATTTATGTAGGTTCAGCTCAAGCTCTAGATTTCAGCATAAGCCACGCAACATTTCAACTTCACCTGCAGATGCCCCTGCCACTGGCCATTATAGCTACACTCAAACTGAGATCAGCCAGCAACACTATACTTGGGACTCAGCTGCGTATTTGGGTGCTTACGGACCACTTCACAATTAAATTGTGTTGACACCATGGGACAAAAAGGACTACCTAATCTAAGTACCTTTAAGCATCTGAGCCTGTGCGGACACCACTGCCTCATTCTCAATATATGATGATTGCAAAAGCATCAAAACGAACAAAAGAGAGAGGGCACTCAGCTAAAATGTGGTGCACCACTTCTGTGGTGCAATTCAAAGCCAATCCATTGGCAAGAACAGTGGAGTGtcctggaaatattttacaCCTTGCCCTTCATTAAAGGAAAGCAGTACAAAAGCCCCTATTTGCACAAGGAAACAGTGGGGCAGAAGGCATAATTTAAGCAGACGCATGCATAATCATCAATTTTATGCATTTAGTTTTTTCTCAACTTTTATGtgacaaagcaatttttttaaaaggaatgctTGATATTATAGCATGAATCAGATTTTGTTCTTACTGCAGAGCACTGAAACATGATGGACAGTGAAAAAGTATAAACCATGTTTTAATTAATACAGTTCATGTATAGATTTCAGCAGGTCATCGATGTCAGCTACTTCCCCTGGATTTACTGGAGACAGAGATGAAGCCATGTCTAGTACGACTCAAGCAAAGTATACATTATAAAACATGCATTAATTATATTCAGTGAAATGATCCGACCTTAAATCTCTGAGGCTGATGAAACTGTATTGTTGCCTTTCTCTGGTCAAAATCCTTCTTCAGCTGTATGTAATTCACTTTGCcttctttatttaaaactttcttttttccattcataCATCTGCAGATATTTATATCTCGCCCATAGTATAGACCCTGGCTGCACAGTTCCTTCAAATCGGACAACTGGAACAGGGACTGGTAATAAGCAGCCAGCAGGGGATCATTTCTCTGAATGAGCAGCGGCTTTTTCTCCCAATACTCGCTGAAAAACATCTCTTGTTTGATGGGAGAGATCAAGCTTCCGAAGAGGCTGTCTGGGCTCTCAAAACTCATGACTGACAGAGAACAAGCTGCTTCCACCTTTGCTCGTTTACATTGTGCCTGCATCTCTTTTCCCATTTCGGCATGCTTCCCTCCTTTCTTGGGCATGTTCCTGTTCAAGAGGAGAGAGAACCGAAACAGTCAACCAGTAACACAATCTCAAAAGCTCATGGGCCCAGAGCAGCTCCACTTGCCTTCTCCAGTGGGATATGAGAATACACTGGGAGCCGCTCTGCTTCCAGATGCTCACTATTTGCtccaagcagcagaaaaaggaaagcccACGGCAGGCCTCTCATCCCCTCAGCAAACTCCAAAGGGCTCTACTGGGAGCTGTTGCTCACGGAAGCTCAAATCCCACAGCTGGGTTTATACTAAAAAGCACATGATGAAACCCAATGGCCACACAACAGATCTTTACAAATGCAGGAATCCACCCACACAAAGAACTTGTGGTAGACTGGTCTTCTGTAGCAAGACctgcaaattattaaaaagttaacTCAGCTTTATGAGATTTAATGGCAACACGCAAAGGAGGTGGAGAGAGGAGACAGGATCAGAAAATTGTACCCTATTAGACTTCCTTGAAATGCATTaacattggggaaaaaaagcacaatgaaGACTTCCCAATGACCTTCCAGCCAGAGCATGATGGAGGAGGATGTATGGCATTTGAAGAGCAGAATCCAACCAGTTAAATGCAGGGCGTGGTGTGGCGTGTGTTAAGGAAGGCTTTCCTTTCATCATACACCCAGTGTCTATATAGCTGTACAGCTACCAGACTAAAGCTTTAGTGGTACCTACAGAGAAGACAGCTACTGCAGCGAGGGGACACTGACACCAATCCACAGCACGCACTAAGGGCTACACAAGAATACAGTGaacagaaaacatacagaaatggAGTTTGGAAAGAGGGAGGCCAAGTGAAAGAGTAGATCGCTGTGAGGGAAGAAGGAATATGTAACCAGGTTCAGTGGGCGAGGATGATTCAATGGTGTCCtcgtttcagctgggatagaattaattttcttcctagtagctggtggTATAGTGCTGCGTTTTGGATTTATAtggagaataatgttgataacacactgacgttttagttgttgctaagtacttcttacactaagtcaaggacttttcagcttctcatgctctaccgactgagaaggctggagatgcacaagaagctgggagggggcacagccaggacagctgacccaaactggccgaagggctattccataccatatagtgtcatgctcagcatacaaGCTAGAGaaaagctggccagggggccACTGCTCCAGGACGGGTtgggcatcagtcggcaggtggtgagcaattgcatcatgcatcacttgctttgtatattctactattactattattattactattttatttcaattattaaactatctttatctcaacccacgagttttctcactttactcttccgattctctcccccatcccaccaggagggagtgagcaagcagctgggtggtgtTCAGTTGCCAGCTGcggttaaaccacaacaaactgGCAGGAGGGTTACAGCAGcttccaaagaaacagaaaaacccagAGCAGACTCCCCTGTAGGTGGAGCAGGTTTTAGGAACATGAAGTGAGGGCACATGCTTGAGGTCTCAGGCCCTGGGAACAATTTTATGCTAAATTTTGTGGCAGTGCCAGGCATCTAGTGATGCTCACCACGCAGTGACAGTGGCCCAGATCTCAGCCTCTATCAGGGTCTCCATACTGTATCTTGAATGGCCAGGTTTAGCAAAACCAAGTTtacagaagagaggaaacacGGTTAGGCCTTTCTGTTGATGCTATGCAATTACACCAAAACCTAAAATTATTAGGTTCTGCTTCCATCTCTGCAGAGCTCTCAAACTTTGTGGTTTACGTAGAATAAAAAGAATTCTTTCATCAAAGTgcagacatttaattttaaagttggAAGTCATTTACTCTGTTTTTCCAGGTAGgtaatatatattattatgtaaaaataaaaaagtcaatTCACAAAGGGTTTATCTGCCAAGTTCTCAGGAAAGTTAAGGCAAAAATCAAGTAATGGTAGGTGTAACACCATAGTATGTGCAGACATACTTGCATTAACTTTAAGCCTGCACCAGCATTTCA encodes the following:
- the RIOX2 gene encoding ribosomal oxygenase 2; the protein is MPKKGGKHAEMGKEMQAQCKRAKVEAACSLSVMSFESPDSLFGSLISPIKQEMFFSEYWEKKPLLIQRNDPLLAAYYQSLFQLSDLKELCSQGLYYGRDINICRCMNGKKKVLNKEGKVNYIQLKKDFDQRKATIQFHQPQRFKEELWKIQEKLECYFGSLVGSNVYITPQESQGLPPHYDDVEVFILQLEGEKHWRLYKPTVHLAREYNVESEDRIGNPTHEFILKPGDLLYFPRGTIHQADTPLGISYSTHVTISTYQNNSWGDFLLDAIPGLVFDTAKEDVALRTSIPRQLLMQVDIADSTKKLSSLLRRLADHLENTRELRSSDMKKDFIMNRLPPCLGCDSDLLTPGGKFPKIDSKIRLQFRDHAIITVEPDQENSDEIRRDMVYVYHSLKNRRETHMMGTDDDTTSEEGTSQQTHGLRFPLSYLDALKQIWSSSTVYVKELNLISDEEKENLALSLWTECLIEVI